A region of Carettochelys insculpta isolate YL-2023 chromosome 9, ASM3395843v1, whole genome shotgun sequence DNA encodes the following proteins:
- the LOC142017488 gene encoding LOW QUALITY PROTEIN: complement factor H-related protein 2-like (The sequence of the model RefSeq protein was modified relative to this genomic sequence to represent the inferred CDS: inserted 1 base in 1 codon), whose product MTQPGYIAILVVWACDMALATSCGNIANGRIKPPLFFQKRNRVFECNAGYIAENDNRIECTASGWSPVPRCIPIQCGRIANGKIMDEDXSKTIFQCNHGYKSEGGINETTCTSEGWSPVPKCIVQECPHPPDVDLAEIVGEEKAEYREGDGVQYRCYPGYTLSGPERITCSGEKWTAPPKCLAPCIITRKQLETSKLFLSNGRRRTILIQSNRAAQFLCGEHSDLKVPYHIKCVDGHMALPTCISGTEKKCGRPPVIENGDITTFSLKEYAFGSSVEYRCQHYYVMEGDRKSFCYNGIWTNAPVCLDPCVITQEDMRSHNIELKWVSTQKLYVSHGEFVEFKCRSNFSPKSSDNYRVQCTAGQISYPQCS is encoded by the exons ATGACTCAGCCTGGATATATTGCCATTCTGGTAGTATGGGCGTGTGACATGGCATTAG CTACTTCATGTGGTAACATAGCAAATGGGAGAATAAAGCCACCTTTATTCTTCCAGAAAAGAAACAGAGTATTTGAATGTAATGCTGGCTATATAGCGGAAAATGACAACAGAATTGAGTGTACTGCTTCAGGATGGTCTCCTGTGCCCAGATGCATTC CAATACAGTGCGGAAGGATAGcaaatgggaaaataatggatGAAG AATCAAAAACAATCTTTCAGTGTAATCATGGATATAAGTCTGAAGGGGGAATTAATGAAACTACCTGTACCTCTGAAGGCTGGTCTCCAGTACCTAAATGTATTG TTCAAGAGTGTCCACATCCACCTGACGTTGATTTGGCAGAAATTGTCGGTGAAGAGAAAGCAGAATATAGGGAAGGTGATGGTGTGCAATACAGGTGCTATCCTGGGTACACTCTGTCAGGACCTGAAAGGATAACATGCAGTGGAGAAAAATGGACAGCTCCGCCAAAGTGCTTGG CACCATGTATTATTACAAGGAAACAGCTGGAAACAAGCAAATTGTTTCTGTCTAATGGCCGAAGACGTACGATCTTGATCCAAAGTAACCGAGCAGCCCAATTTCTTTGTGGTGAACATTCTGACCTTAAAGTCCCCTACCACATCAAGTGTGTGGATGGGCACATGGCTCTACCCACTTGTATATCTG GTACAGAGAAAAAGTGTGGTCGTCCACCTGTTATTGAGAATGGAGACATAACTACTTTCTCCCTAAAAGAATATGCATTTGGCTCTTCTGTAGAATACAGATGCCAGCACTACTATGTAATGGAAGGAGACCGGAAATCATTCTGTTATAATGGAATTTGGACGAATGCACCAGTTTGTTTAG ACCCCTGTGTCATCACACAAGAGGATATGAGATCACACAACATAGAGCTAAAGTGGGTTTCAACTCAGAAACTGTACGTGTCACATGGAGAGTTTGTAGAGTTTAAATGTAGATCCAATTTCTCTCCAAAATCTTCAGATAATTATAGAGTGCAGTGCACTGCTGGCCAAATATCTTATCCCCAATGCTCTTAG